One Castanea sativa cultivar Marrone di Chiusa Pesio chromosome 4, ASM4071231v1 DNA window includes the following coding sequences:
- the LOC142631290 gene encoding integrin-linked protein kinase 1-like isoform X2, translated as MENLASQLKRGISRQFSTGSLRKTLSRQFTRQSSLDPRRNNQRFSFGRQSSLDPIRRRGGGGGGESDSGDGESVELAVPENLDATMQLLFMACRGDAKGVEDLLNEEGIDVNSIDLDGRTALHIAACEGHVEVVKLLLSRKANIDARDRWGSTAAADAKYYGNMDVYNILKARGAKAPKTRKTPMAVANPREVPEYELNPLELQIRKGDKISKGTYQVAKWNGTKVSVKILDKDSYSDPESISAFKHELTLLEKVRHPNVVQFVGAVTQNIPMMIVSEYHSKGDLACYLLKKRRLSPSKVLRFALDIARGMNYLHECKPEPIIHCDLKPKNILLDIGGQLKVAGFGLLRLSKMSPDKAKLVQPGADRSNLYMAPEVYKDEIFDRSVDAYSFGLILYEMIEGTQLLCPGSPEEAAKALCLEGKRPPFKIKAKSYPPDLKELVEECWDQKAVVRPTFSEIIVRLDKIVANGSKQGWWKDTFKLPWI; from the exons atggagaATTTAGCGTCGCAATTGAAGCGAGGGATATCGCGGCAATTCTCGACGGGTTCGCTGAGGAAGACGCTGAGCCGGCAGTTCACGAGGCAGAGTTCGCTCGATCCGCGGCGGAACAACCAGCGGTTCAGCTTCGGGCGGCAGTCGTCGCTGGATCCGATACGGCGCcgtgggggaggaggaggaggagagagcGACAGCGGAGACGGGGAGAGCGTGGAGCTCGCCGTGCCGGAGAACTTGGACGCGACGATGCAGCTGCTGTTCATGGCGTGTAGAGGCGACGCGAAAGGAGTGGAGGATTTGTTGAACGAGGAAGGGATTGACGTGAATAGCATTGACTTGGATGGAAGGACTGCGTTGCATATTGCGGCGTGTGAAGGACATGTTGAGGTTGTTAAGCTCTTGCTCAGTAGGAAGGCCAATATTGATGCTCGTGATCGTTGGGGGAGTACG GCAGCTGCTGATGCTAAGTATTATGGAAATATGGacgtttacaatattttaaagGCCCGTGGAGCCAAAGCACCG AAAACCAGGAAGACACCAATGGCTGTTGCGAATCCTCGAGAAGTTCCAGAGTATGAGCTTAATCCACTAGAGCTTCAAATTCGGAAGGGTGATAAAATTTCAAAG GGAACATATCAAGTGGCTAAATGGAATGGTACAAAGGTATCCGTTAAGATACTTGACAAGGACAGCTATTCTGACCCTGAGAGCAT AAGTGCTTTCAAACATGAGCTTACATTGTTAGAAAAGGTCCGGCATCCTAATGTGGTTCAGTTTGTTGGAGCTGTTACCCAAAACATACCCATGATGATTGTTTCAGAGTATCATTCAAAA GGTGACTTGGCATGTTACCTTCTAAAGAAACGGCGTCTGTCTCCATCCAAAGTTTTAAGATTTGCTCTTGATATTGCTAG GGGCATGAATTATCTGCATGAATGTAAACCAGAGCCAATCATCCACTGTGACTTAAAGCCAAA AAATATTTTGCTGGATATTGGGGGTCAGTTGAAGGTTGCTGGATTTGGATTGCTCAGATTGTCAAAAATGTCACCAGACAAAGCAAAACTAGTGCAGCCAGGGGCTGACCGATCAA ACTTATATATGGCACCTGAGGTTTACAAAGATGAGATATTTGACAGAAGTGTGGATGCCTATTCTTTTGGTCTCATTTTGTATGAG ATGATTGAGGGTACACAACTTCTCTGTCCCGGGTCTCCAGAAGAAGCTGCAAAAGCTTTGTGTTTAGAAGGAAAGAGACCACCGTTCAAGATCAAAGCAAAAAGTTATCCTCCAGATCTAAAAGA GTTGGTTGAGGAATGCTGGGATCAAAAAGCAGTTGTTAGGCCAACTTTTTCTGAGATCATTGTACGGTTGGACAAAATAGTAGCAAATGGGTCAAAACAAGGATGGTGGAAAGATACTTTTAAGCTTCCTTG
- the LOC142631290 gene encoding integrin-linked protein kinase 1-like isoform X1 has protein sequence MENLASQLKRGISRQFSTGSLRKTLSRQFTRQSSLDPRRNNQRFSFGRQSSLDPIRRRGGGGGGESDSGDGESVELAVPENLDATMQLLFMACRGDAKGVEDLLNEEGIDVNSIDLDGRTALHIAACEGHVEVVKLLLSRKANIDARDRWGSTAAADAKYYGNMDVYNILKARGAKAPKTRKTPMAVANPREVPEYELNPLELQIRKGDKISKGTYQVAKWNGTKVSVKILDKDSYSDPESISAFKHELTLLEKVRHPNVVQFVGAVTQNIPMMIVSEYHSKGDLACYLLKKRRLSPSKVLRFALDIARGMNYLHECKPEPIIHCDLKPKNILLDIGGQLKVAGFGLLRLSKMSPDKAKLVQPGADRSNLYMAPEVYKDEIFDRSVDAYSFGLILYEMIEGTQLLCPGSPEEAAKALCLEGKRPPFKIKAKSYPPDLKELVEECWDQKAVVRPTFSEIIVRLDKIVANGSKQGWWKDTFKLPWYVSPSNYL, from the exons atggagaATTTAGCGTCGCAATTGAAGCGAGGGATATCGCGGCAATTCTCGACGGGTTCGCTGAGGAAGACGCTGAGCCGGCAGTTCACGAGGCAGAGTTCGCTCGATCCGCGGCGGAACAACCAGCGGTTCAGCTTCGGGCGGCAGTCGTCGCTGGATCCGATACGGCGCcgtgggggaggaggaggaggagagagcGACAGCGGAGACGGGGAGAGCGTGGAGCTCGCCGTGCCGGAGAACTTGGACGCGACGATGCAGCTGCTGTTCATGGCGTGTAGAGGCGACGCGAAAGGAGTGGAGGATTTGTTGAACGAGGAAGGGATTGACGTGAATAGCATTGACTTGGATGGAAGGACTGCGTTGCATATTGCGGCGTGTGAAGGACATGTTGAGGTTGTTAAGCTCTTGCTCAGTAGGAAGGCCAATATTGATGCTCGTGATCGTTGGGGGAGTACG GCAGCTGCTGATGCTAAGTATTATGGAAATATGGacgtttacaatattttaaagGCCCGTGGAGCCAAAGCACCG AAAACCAGGAAGACACCAATGGCTGTTGCGAATCCTCGAGAAGTTCCAGAGTATGAGCTTAATCCACTAGAGCTTCAAATTCGGAAGGGTGATAAAATTTCAAAG GGAACATATCAAGTGGCTAAATGGAATGGTACAAAGGTATCCGTTAAGATACTTGACAAGGACAGCTATTCTGACCCTGAGAGCAT AAGTGCTTTCAAACATGAGCTTACATTGTTAGAAAAGGTCCGGCATCCTAATGTGGTTCAGTTTGTTGGAGCTGTTACCCAAAACATACCCATGATGATTGTTTCAGAGTATCATTCAAAA GGTGACTTGGCATGTTACCTTCTAAAGAAACGGCGTCTGTCTCCATCCAAAGTTTTAAGATTTGCTCTTGATATTGCTAG GGGCATGAATTATCTGCATGAATGTAAACCAGAGCCAATCATCCACTGTGACTTAAAGCCAAA AAATATTTTGCTGGATATTGGGGGTCAGTTGAAGGTTGCTGGATTTGGATTGCTCAGATTGTCAAAAATGTCACCAGACAAAGCAAAACTAGTGCAGCCAGGGGCTGACCGATCAA ACTTATATATGGCACCTGAGGTTTACAAAGATGAGATATTTGACAGAAGTGTGGATGCCTATTCTTTTGGTCTCATTTTGTATGAG ATGATTGAGGGTACACAACTTCTCTGTCCCGGGTCTCCAGAAGAAGCTGCAAAAGCTTTGTGTTTAGAAGGAAAGAGACCACCGTTCAAGATCAAAGCAAAAAGTTATCCTCCAGATCTAAAAGA GTTGGTTGAGGAATGCTGGGATCAAAAAGCAGTTGTTAGGCCAACTTTTTCTGAGATCATTGTACGGTTGGACAAAATAGTAGCAAATGGGTCAAAACAAGGATGGTGGAAAGATACTTTTAAGCTTCCTTGGTATGTTTCTCCTTCCAATTATCtctaa